Proteins from a genomic interval of Macaca thibetana thibetana isolate TM-01 chromosome 17, ASM2454274v1, whole genome shotgun sequence:
- the TEX30 gene encoding testis-expressed protein 30 isoform X1, which produces MSHTEVKLKIPFGNKLLDAVCLVPNKSLTYGIILTHGASGDMNLPHLMSLASHLASHGFFCLRFTCKGLNIVHRIKAYKSVLNYLKTSGEYKLAGVFLGGRSMGSRAAASVMCHIEPDDGDDFVRGLICISYPLHHPKQQHKLRDEDLFRLKEPVLFVSGSADEMCEKNLLEKVAQKMQAPHKIHWIEKANHSMAVKGRSTNDVFKEINTQILFWIQEITEMDKKGH; this is translated from the exons ATGAGTCATACAGAG gttaaattaaaaataccttttgGAAATAAATTACTAGATGCTGTTTGTTTGGTACCTAACAAGAGCTTAACATATGGAATAATTCTTACACATGGAGCATCAGGAGATATGAATCTTCCTCATTTGATGTCACTGGCATCCCATCTTGCATCCCATGGGTTTTTCTGCCTGAGATTTACCTGTAAAGGCCTTAATATTGTACATAGAATTAAGGCATATAAATCAGTTTTG aattacCTAAAGACATCAGGAGAATACAAACTTGCAGGTGTTTTTCTTGGAG gTCGTTCAATGGGCTCAAGAGCAGCTGCTTCTGTAATGTGTCACATTGAGccagatgatggtgatgattttGTTCGGGGTCTCATTTGTATTTCTTACCCACTGCACCATCCAAAGCAGCAGCATAAACTCAGAGATGAAGACCTCTTTCGTTTAAAAGAGCCTGTACTGTTTGTGTCAGGCTCAGCAGATGAAATGTGTGAAAAG aacttGTTGGAGAAAGTGGCACAGAAAATGCAAGCTCCCCATAAAATCCACTGGATTGAGAAGGCAAATCATTCCATGGCAGTGAAAGGACGGTCGACAAatgatgttttcaaagaaataaatacacagattTTGTTTTGGATCCAAGAAATTACTGAAATGGACAAGAAAGGTCATTAG
- the TEX30 gene encoding testis-expressed protein 30 isoform X2, whose translation MNLPHLMSLASHLASHGFFCLRFTCKGLNIVHRIKAYKSVLNYLKTSGEYKLAGVFLGGRSMGSRAAASVMCHIEPDDGDDFVRGLICISYPLHHPKQQHKLRDEDLFRLKEPVLFVSGSADEMCEKNLLEKVAQKMQAPHKIHWIEKANHSMAVKGRSTNDVFKEINTQILFWIQEITEMDKKGH comes from the exons ATGAATCTTCCTCATTTGATGTCACTGGCATCCCATCTTGCATCCCATGGGTTTTTCTGCCTGAGATTTACCTGTAAAGGCCTTAATATTGTACATAGAATTAAGGCATATAAATCAGTTTTG aattacCTAAAGACATCAGGAGAATACAAACTTGCAGGTGTTTTTCTTGGAG gTCGTTCAATGGGCTCAAGAGCAGCTGCTTCTGTAATGTGTCACATTGAGccagatgatggtgatgattttGTTCGGGGTCTCATTTGTATTTCTTACCCACTGCACCATCCAAAGCAGCAGCATAAACTCAGAGATGAAGACCTCTTTCGTTTAAAAGAGCCTGTACTGTTTGTGTCAGGCTCAGCAGATGAAATGTGTGAAAAG aacttGTTGGAGAAAGTGGCACAGAAAATGCAAGCTCCCCATAAAATCCACTGGATTGAGAAGGCAAATCATTCCATGGCAGTGAAAGGACGGTCGACAAatgatgttttcaaagaaataaatacacagattTTGTTTTGGATCCAAGAAATTACTGAAATGGACAAGAAAGGTCATTAG
- the TEX30 gene encoding testis-expressed protein 30 isoform X3 encodes MSHTEVKLKIPFGNKLLDAVCLVPNKSLTYGIILTHGASGDMNLPHLMSLASHLASHGFFCLRFTCKGLNIVHRIKAYKSVLNYLKTSGEYKLAGVFLGELVGESGTENASSP; translated from the exons ATGAGTCATACAGAG gttaaattaaaaataccttttgGAAATAAATTACTAGATGCTGTTTGTTTGGTACCTAACAAGAGCTTAACATATGGAATAATTCTTACACATGGAGCATCAGGAGATATGAATCTTCCTCATTTGATGTCACTGGCATCCCATCTTGCATCCCATGGGTTTTTCTGCCTGAGATTTACCTGTAAAGGCCTTAATATTGTACATAGAATTAAGGCATATAAATCAGTTTTG aattacCTAAAGACATCAGGAGAATACAAACTTGCAGGTGTTTTTCTTGGAG aacttGTTGGAGAAAGTGGCACAGAAAATGCAAGCTCCCCATAA